TCGCCTGGATCTTGAACACGAACCCGGTGAAGCGCTCGTTGACGGGGTCCACGGGTCCCTGAGTCGATTCCCGGGGCAGGGGTGGTGGGGCGAGGTCCAGGAACGACCGGAGGAAGGGCTCCACGCCGAAGTTGGTGAGAGCACTCCCGAAGTAGGCGGGGGAGACCTCTCCTGCTTCGAAGGCTTCCCGCGAGAACTCCTCGCCCGCCATGTCGAGGAGCTCGATCTCCTCCCGCAGGCGGGCGAGCGCCACCGCCCCGATCAACTCTTCCACGGCCGGATCATCCAGGTCTGCCACCCGAGTGGCCGCGCGGCGGGCGCCGTGGTCGGTGCCCTTCTCGAAGAGGTGAATCCGCTTGTCCAGCCGGTCGTATACGCCCACCAGCCGCTCCCCCTCCAGGATCGGCCAGGTGATAGGGTAGCAGCGCAACCCGAGGTCCCGCTCCACGTCGTCGAGCAGCTGCAGCGGCTCCATGCCGGCGCGATCGCATTTGTTGACGAAGGTGAAGATGGGCGTGCGTCTGCGATGGCAGACCTGGAAGAGCTGCCGCGTCCGCTCCTCGACGCCTTTGCGATTGTCAAGCAGCATGACCGCGCTGTCGGCGGCCATGAGCGTTCGGTAGGTGTCCTCGGAGAAGTCGGCGTGCCCGGGCGTGTCCAGCAGATTGATCTGCCGGCCGTCGTACTCGAACTGGAGCACGGAAGAGGTCACCGAGATGCCTCTCTCCTGCTCCATCTTCATCCAGTCGCTCGTGGCGTGGCGCTCGGTGCGGCGCGCCTTCACGCTTCCCGCCAGGTGGATGGCTCCACCGTAGAGCAGGAGCTTCTCCGTGAGGGTCGTCTTCCCCGCGTCCGGGTGGCTGATAATCGCAAAGGTCCGCCGGCGGCGGACCTCTTCCGCAAGTTTGTTCATCGCCTCGCAGTGTACGGCATTCCCGGCCCTTACCCGGGTAATCACAGAAACTTAAATGCCGCCGGTGATGCACTCAACCGCGTGCCGACTTGTGTGCTCCCGAGCCGCCGGGCATCTTCCGCCGCACGCGATTGGTTTCTCCTACCCGACGTGACGGATGAGGCGGATCACGGCGGCCCTGCTGGCCGCGTATACAGTCACTGCAGCAATGCCGGTGGCGCGCGCCGCCGCGCAGCAGACACCGATCCCGCTGGATACAGTGCGGGTGACCATTGCTTCCATGGCGTCCGCCGAGATGGCAACCTCCACGCGCTCGGTGGAGATCGTGACGGCGGAGCAGATCCGTGCGCTGCCGGTCCGCAGCGTCGCTGATGCGTTGCAGTGGGTGATGGGGGTGGACGTGATGCCCCGCTCGCCGGCGCTGGTCGACGTGGGTATGCGTGGCTCCACCTTCGAGCAGGTTCTGGTGATGGTCGACGGGGTCCGGGTGAGCGATGCGCAGACGGGCCACTTCGACCTGGATCTGGCGGTGCCGCTGGACCAGATCGAGCGCATCGAGGTCCTGCGAGGCCCGGCCGCCACTCTTCACGGCGCGGACGCCGTGGGTGGGGTGATCAACGTGGTCACCCGTGGGGGAGGGAATAGTCGGGTGCGACTCGAGACGGGCAGCTTCGGTACGGCCGGGGCGACCCTTGCGCATACGCTGTCGGCCGGGTCGGCGAGGCTCGATCTCGGAGTGGATCTGCGGCGCTCGGATGGCCATCGCTCAGGCACCGACTTCCAGACTGCGCAAACGCGTGCGGCGCTTAGCGCGCCGGTGGGGGACCGGACGCTCAGCGCGGCCGTGGCGTGGGCCGGGCGGGATTTCGGAGCGAACGGCTTCTATGGATCGAACCCGAGCTGGGATGAGTTCGAGAAGACGCGTGCCGCTACCGCCTCCATCTCCCTGCGGCCCGCGCCATACGCGCGCTTCTCGCTGGAGCCGGTACTGAGCTATCGGCGACACGACGACGACTTCGTCCTCCGCCGCGACGACCCTGCCTACTACCGGAACCAGCACACGACCGACCAACTGGGAGGAAGGCTGACCGCGCGCTATCAAGCGGGGCGATGGCTACGCCTCGCGGCGGGGGGAGAGGCGCAGCACGACCGGTTGGACAGCCAGAGCCTGGGAGACCGGGCCGAAGACCACGCGGCGCTGCTGGCCGAGCTGGCCGCAGGACGAGTCGGTCTGGTAACGGCGACGGCGGGAGCGCGGCTCGACTGGCACGAGCGTCACGGAAGGTTCTTTTCGCCCAGCGTCGCCCTCGCCTGGTGGCCGGTTGCAGACGTACGTCTGCGGACCTCGCTGGGCCGGGCCTTGCGCACTCCGACCTGGACCGAGCGCTACTACCGGGACCCCGCCAACGAAGGGAGTCCCGACCTCTCGCCCGAGCGCTCATGGAGCGCCGAGCTGGGAGCCGATGCGACGCTCGCGCCGGGATTGCGCGTCGGCTTCGCCGTATTCGAGCGTCGCGCGGACGATCTGATCGACTGGGCGCGGGCGCTCGGCTCGGAGGAGGTGTGGAGGACCCGAAACGTGAAAAGCGCCCGCTTCCGCGGCCTGGAGGCCGAGCTGACCTGGGTCGATGGTCTGGGCACCCGCTGGGCCGCCCACGGGAGCTGGCTGTCCGTGCGCTCGTCCACTCCCGAGCAGGTCGAGTCCAAGTATGCGCTGCGCCCGCTGACAGAGAACGTCACTGTGGGGGCAGATCGACCAGTGGGCGGCGGGCTGGGAATCGGGTTGCGGGCGACGCGAGCCCGTCGGGTCGGCGAGGAGGCATACATCCGCGCGGATGCTCGCGCCTGGTACGAGCACGAGCGTTTCCGGCTCTACGTGGACCTGCACAACCTCGGCGACGCGAGCTACCTGGACGTCGCACAGACGCGGGCGCCCGGGCGAGCGCTCATGGTGGGGATCGAGTGGCAGGGGTAGGCCGGGGCTCGCCAGCATTCCGTAGGCCTGCCGGTTGCGGCCAAAACGAACAGCGTTGACGGAGATTCGGGGCCCCGGTAATATGCGCCGGCCGTTCCGCGACGGATCCCGCCGCCGTCGATCCCGGTCGGCTTCTGCACCGGTCCCACACCGGCGTTCGCACCCGCGCCCACCGCACCGGCGCTCGCGGCCACGGCCCCGATACCCTGCGATCAACCCCACACCGGCTTGCCAGCCCGGAGATCGCCATGCCCGCACCCTTCCGCCGGCTCACCCTGGAAGAGTTCACCGCCGTTCTCGATCGCTTCCCGTTCACCCGCCGCATCAACTCGGTGCACATGCACCATACCTGGCGCCCCAACCACGCCCAGTACCGCGGTCACGAATCGATCGTGGCGATGTGGCGCTTCCATACCGAGCACAACGGTTGGAGCGACATCGCGCAGCACATCACCATCGCGCCTGACGGGTCCATCTGGACCGGGCGCGACTGGAACCGTGCCCCGGCCAGCGCCGCCGGCCACAACGGGAACTCCCGCGCCGGACCCTTCATGTTCGAGCTGATCGGCGACTTCGACGTCGGCCGCGACGACTGGGGGGGCGAGCAGAAGCGCGTGGCGCTGGAAGTGATCGCGAGCGTGCAGAAGAAATTCGATCTGCCCCCGGAGTCGCTGCGCTTCCACAATCAGATGGGTCCCAAAACCTGCCCCGGGAGCGCGATCGACTACCCGCAGACGGTGGAGGAGGTGCGGGCCCTGCACGGGGAGGAGCGCGAATGGCCGAAGCCGCTCGTGGCGAAGGAGCCGGTTCGCTTCCCCGGAGTGATCCTGGAGTCGCGCCTTCCCTTCGAGACGGCCGTGCAGCGGGCGGTCGACGCGCTGCAGGGGGGCGGTGCCCGCGAGAGTCTCGCTCCGCCGGAGGAGGCGGACGCCGAGCCCGGCGAGACGTCGATGTCGCTCGACGAGATCGCCCTCCACATCGGGCAGGAGAACGCCATCCTGCCGTCTCCCCGCGCTCAGCGCGCTTCGGACCGCGATCGCTTCACCGCGCCGGTCCGCGCTGGGATGCGTCCACACGTGATCAACCTGGATCGTGGACGCTTCTCCTCGCAGGGACTCTACGCCACCTCGCCACAGGACGTGGACGCCCTCTTCGCGGAGGAGCTGGAGAGCGCCGCGCGGGAGGCCGAGCGCGCCGGCGAGAAGCTACGGGTGATGTTCTACGCACACGGCGGCCTCGTGGCCGAGAGCGACGGTCTATGGATGGCGCACCTCGCCGCCCCGTGGTGGCGGCAGAATCACATCTACCCGGTGTACTTCGTCTGGGAAACCGGGCTGCTGCCGCAGCTTCGCCAGGTGCTCTTCGGGCCCGGCCCGGTCACCCGGCCGCGCGGGGTGATCGAGGAGACCTGGGACAACGCGGTGGAAGCTGCCGCGCGCGCCATGCGGCTGCCGATGGACATCTGGTCCAATATGAAGCGCAGCGCGGCGGCCGGCACGCTGGCCGGTGGTGGAGCGCTGCGGGTGGCGGAGTTGCTCAGCGACTTCTGCGAACAGCACGCCGACGAGGTGGAGCTGCACGCGGTCGGACACAGTGCCGGCTCCATCTTCCACTCCTACTTCCTCCCCAAGGCGCTGGAGCTCAGCGTTCCTCCCTTCCGCTCGGTCACCTTTCTCGCCCCCGCCATCCGGGTCGATGCGTTCCACGCTCGTCTGGCGCCACACCTGGGCAAGGGAATCGAGCGGATGACCATCTACACGATGAGCAAGGACTGGGAGCTGGAGGATTCCTGCATGGGGATCTACCGCAAGTCCCTGCTCTATCTCATCCGCAACGCGCTGGAGCCGCAAGAGGAGGACGAGCTCTCGAACCCGATCGGGCGACCGACGGAGGGGATCCCGATCCTGGGCCTGGAGGAAAGCCTCAGGGAGGATGCTGAGCTGCGCCGGATCTTCGGCCTCGGCGGGACCAGGAGCGAGCACGGGGAGATCGTCTGGTCCGTTTCGGTGGCGACCGATGGAGTCCGGGCGAGCCAATCGCGCACTCACGGGGGATTCGACAACGACCCGGCCACCATGCTCGGCGTGGCCGCCCGGGTTCTCGGGCGCGACGATACCGAAGGGCTCGAGCCCCTGCCACAGGCAATGATCGAGGCCAAGTCACGCTCGCTGGGTGATGCGGCGGAGATCGACCTGCTACCGGGAGCAGCGTTCTTTGTTCAGGCACTCACACCGGTTGCGGAAGAGCTTCCTTTCGCCACTCCGGGAACGCTTCCTTTCCCCGAGCCGATCACCCTTCCGGAGCGGATTGGCCCGTCGGTCGGATCTCGTCGGGCACTCTGCGTGGGAATCAATCAGTATGTCGGCTCTCCCCTGAACGGCTGCGTCGCGGACGCGCGAACCTGGGGGAAGGCGCTTACGGACCTCGGATTCGAAGTCGACTACCTGACGGACGCCGAAGCCACGCGGCGCGGGATCCTGACGCGCCTGCGCGAGCTGATCAGCGCCAGCCGACCCGGGGACGTGATCGTCTTCCAGTACGCGGGGCACGGTACTGCGCTGGCCGACCTCGACGGGGACGAACCGGATGGCAAGGACGAGGCGCTCTGCCCGGTCGACTACGAGTCCGGCGCCTACATCATCGACGATGACCTGGCGGAGGTGTGGGACCTGATCCCCGCGGGCGTGAACGTCACCTGCTTCATGGATTGCTGCCATTCCGGAACGATCAACCGGGTCGTCGGCGGCACGCCCTACCCGAGCGACGGAGGGTCCAGGCGGCCACGGTACATCGCGGCGACACCGGAGATGCAGGCGGCGCACGCGGAGTTCCGCCGCCGCGAGCGCTCGCCGGGGCGCCGGAGCGCCGGCCGGAACGTCATGCGGGAAGTATCGTTCTCCGCCTGCCTGGCTCGTGAGGTGGCCTGGGAGAATGAAGGGCAGGGTGATTTCACGCGCCGGGCGGCGAGACTCCTGGCCTCCTCGGCCGGACAGCGGTGGACGAATGAGGAGTTTCACCGTCGCGTCGTCGACGCATTCGGTCCCGACCGCGTGCAGACCCCGGAGCTGAACTGCGCCGACCGTCTCCGCAGCGCTCTCCTCTTGATGCCATGAGCACCAGCGGCGAGCCGCTCGTCCCCTCCACACCCGAAGCCAGCGCCGCGGCGGCACAGACTCGGGAGCAGTCCGGCTATCCGGAGGAACTGGAACAGGCGCCGCGGACGTTCCCGGGGGAGGGTATCTACTACCGCATCGACCCCGCCATCACGCGGGCCATTTACACGGTGCCGTACGAGCGAAAGGCAGACGACCCGCTCTATCGGCCGCTACGCATCTTCACACGGGACCCCGGGGGATCAACGCTGGAGGGGGCCGTGGCGCTCGTGAATGTTCCGTACGAGCCGCTACTTCCCGGCCCGGTGGGCCAGCTGTTCGAGGTGGACGACTACGACAGCGCGATCGATGACCGCTATCTGCCGCAGGTCGACCTGGAATCCCCCCGCGAGCTGATCCAGGACGGTCGCAAGCCCTCACCCTCGGACTTCCGCTTTCACCAGCAGATGGTGTACGCCGTCTGCAGCACGGTATACCACGCCTTCCGTAAGGCCCTGGGGCGCCACCTCGCCTGGGGGTTCGACCCCAGGCGAGGGGGGCAGGGAGAGACCTCCATCTCGCGCCTGCGCATCCGTCCACACGCCTTCCTGGGATCCAACGCCTACTACGACGAGGTGCGGGGCGAGATCGCCTTCGGCTACTACCCGGCGGACCGCGATGTAGTGGGCCGCAACCTCCCGGGCGAGATCATCTTCACCTGCCTCTCGCACGACGTGGTGGTGCACGAGGTCACACACGCCCTGCTCGACGGGCTGCGGGCTCACTTCAGCCTTCCCACCGGCCCCGACGTCCTTGCCTTTCACGAGGGGTTTGCCGATCTCGTCGCCATCTTCCAGCACTTCAGCTACCGGGAGGTGGTGCTGGCTGCGATTCGCGAGTCCCGCGGGCAGCTCGACCGGGCACGGCTGCTCACGGATCTGGCCACACAGTTCGGCCACACGACGGGACGTGGGCAGGCGCTGCGCAGTGCGGTGAAGATCAACGCACATGGCGACATCGTTGCCCCGCGCTACGATCCGAACCTGCCCCCCCACGAGCTGGGGTCCGTGCTGGTGTCCGCCGTCTTCCAGGCCTTCACCACCATATATAGGCGAAAGACCGAGCGGTACGTGCGGCTCGCCACGGGCGGGTCGACGCAGCTACAGCAGGAGATGTCGACGGAACTGACGGAGATCCTGGCGGACCAGGCGAGCAAGCTCGCCAACCAGTTCCTGACCCTGTGCGTGCGGGCGATCGACTACTGCCCGCCAATCGACGTCGAATTGGGTGAGTATCTGCGGGCCGTGCTCACGGCCGACCACGACCTCGTGCCGGACGACCCCTGG
Above is a window of Longimicrobiaceae bacterium DNA encoding:
- a CDS encoding peptide chain release factor 3 → MNKLAEEVRRRRTFAIISHPDAGKTTLTEKLLLYGGAIHLAGSVKARRTERHATSDWMKMEQERGISVTSSVLQFEYDGRQINLLDTPGHADFSEDTYRTLMAADSAVMLLDNRKGVEERTRQLFQVCHRRRTPIFTFVNKCDRAGMEPLQLLDDVERDLGLRCYPITWPILEGERLVGVYDRLDKRIHLFEKGTDHGARRAATRVADLDDPAVEELIGAVALARLREEIELLDMAGEEFSREAFEAGEVSPAYFGSALTNFGVEPFLRSFLDLAPPPLPRESTQGPVDPVNERFTGFVFKIQANMDPKHRDRIAFVRVCSGRFEAGMQVRHVRSGKTIRLAAPTQFLARDRTLIEEAWPGDVVGIHDRGTLRIGDTLSADGDLEYSDIPRFSPEHFARIRIGDPLRRKQLDTGLQQLSEEGAAQVFYQESIAGPAPIVGAVGMLQFDVLLHRLEHEYGVTGKLEFLPYRYARWVEGPRAVIDQLAAGIGRTLVYDSRERPLLLFESEWSLRTAVEKGEGVTFHEIAP
- a CDS encoding caspase family protein, whose protein sequence is MPAPFRRLTLEEFTAVLDRFPFTRRINSVHMHHTWRPNHAQYRGHESIVAMWRFHTEHNGWSDIAQHITIAPDGSIWTGRDWNRAPASAAGHNGNSRAGPFMFELIGDFDVGRDDWGGEQKRVALEVIASVQKKFDLPPESLRFHNQMGPKTCPGSAIDYPQTVEEVRALHGEEREWPKPLVAKEPVRFPGVILESRLPFETAVQRAVDALQGGGARESLAPPEEADAEPGETSMSLDEIALHIGQENAILPSPRAQRASDRDRFTAPVRAGMRPHVINLDRGRFSSQGLYATSPQDVDALFAEELESAAREAERAGEKLRVMFYAHGGLVAESDGLWMAHLAAPWWRQNHIYPVYFVWETGLLPQLRQVLFGPGPVTRPRGVIEETWDNAVEAAARAMRLPMDIWSNMKRSAAAGTLAGGGALRVAELLSDFCEQHADEVELHAVGHSAGSIFHSYFLPKALELSVPPFRSVTFLAPAIRVDAFHARLAPHLGKGIERMTIYTMSKDWELEDSCMGIYRKSLLYLIRNALEPQEEDELSNPIGRPTEGIPILGLEESLREDAELRRIFGLGGTRSEHGEIVWSVSVATDGVRASQSRTHGGFDNDPATMLGVAARVLGRDDTEGLEPLPQAMIEAKSRSLGDAAEIDLLPGAAFFVQALTPVAEELPFATPGTLPFPEPITLPERIGPSVGSRRALCVGINQYVGSPLNGCVADARTWGKALTDLGFEVDYLTDAEATRRGILTRLRELISASRPGDVIVFQYAGHGTALADLDGDEPDGKDEALCPVDYESGAYIIDDDLAEVWDLIPAGVNVTCFMDCCHSGTINRVVGGTPYPSDGGSRRPRYIAATPEMQAAHAEFRRRERSPGRRSAGRNVMREVSFSACLAREVAWENEGQGDFTRRAARLLASSAGQRWTNEEFHRRVVDAFGPDRVQTPELNCADRLRSALLLMP
- a CDS encoding TonB-dependent receptor, yielding MRRITAALLAAYTVTAAMPVARAAAQQTPIPLDTVRVTIASMASAEMATSTRSVEIVTAEQIRALPVRSVADALQWVMGVDVMPRSPALVDVGMRGSTFEQVLVMVDGVRVSDAQTGHFDLDLAVPLDQIERIEVLRGPAATLHGADAVGGVINVVTRGGGNSRVRLETGSFGTAGATLAHTLSAGSARLDLGVDLRRSDGHRSGTDFQTAQTRAALSAPVGDRTLSAAVAWAGRDFGANGFYGSNPSWDEFEKTRAATASISLRPAPYARFSLEPVLSYRRHDDDFVLRRDDPAYYRNQHTTDQLGGRLTARYQAGRWLRLAAGGEAQHDRLDSQSLGDRAEDHAALLAELAAGRVGLVTATAGARLDWHERHGRFFSPSVALAWWPVADVRLRTSLGRALRTPTWTERYYRDPANEGSPDLSPERSWSAELGADATLAPGLRVGFAVFERRADDLIDWARALGSEEVWRTRNVKSARFRGLEAELTWVDGLGTRWAAHGSWLSVRSSTPEQVESKYALRPLTENVTVGADRPVGGGLGIGLRATRARRVGEEAYIRADARAWYEHERFRLYVDLHNLGDASYLDVAQTRAPGRALMVGIEWQG